Proteins found in one Brevibacillus brevis genomic segment:
- a CDS encoding GbsR/MarR family transcriptional regulator yields the protein MSLNEENVLEEKRLHIRKQMIEAIAETMDLYGATHSSGQLYGVMFFENRPMTLDEMKTQMNMSKSNMSYAVRSLMESRMVKKLEEKQERKELYAAETNFFTAFQNFFTYKLQREVDVMTGAIDQALPELTELILQESISDEERKLALQDLHKLRHAKKYYEWLQNFVYALEQGAFFEEEPE from the coding sequence ATGTCTTTGAACGAGGAAAATGTACTTGAAGAAAAACGCCTTCATATTCGTAAACAAATGATCGAAGCCATTGCAGAAACAATGGACTTGTATGGGGCTACTCATTCTTCGGGTCAGCTGTACGGTGTCATGTTCTTCGAGAATCGTCCGATGACGCTCGACGAGATGAAAACACAGATGAACATGAGCAAAAGCAATATGAGTTATGCGGTGAGATCCTTAATGGAATCCCGTATGGTCAAAAAGCTCGAGGAAAAGCAGGAACGAAAAGAGCTGTATGCGGCGGAGACCAATTTCTTCACAGCGTTCCAAAACTTTTTCACATATAAGCTGCAACGAGAAGTCGATGTGATGACCGGTGCCATCGATCAGGCACTACCTGAATTAACCGAGCTGATCCTTCAGGAAAGTATCTCTGATGAGGAACGAAAGCTCGCTCTCCAAGATTTGCATAAGCTCAGACATGCAAAAAAGTATTACGAGTGGTTGCAAAATTTTGTGTATGCCTTGGAACAAGGTGCTTTTTTCGAAGAGGAGCCCGAATAA
- a CDS encoding putative 2-aminoethylphosphonate ABC transporter substrate-binding protein, giving the protein MKIKWNVMATTLVVTSLLAGCGAPKTEGTASSSGQTGSEAAVSNASGEINVYTAIEDEQIKTYLTSFKEQYPDIKVNIVRDSTGIMTAKLIAEKDNPQADVIWGLAATSLLVMDDRQMLAPYAPKGVDRVLPEFKDKANPPKWVGMDIWETAIIVNKAEMEKRNLAIPQSYEDLVKPEYKGLIVMPHPASSGTGYLTVNALHQLYGKDKAWAYMDKLHENMMVYTHSGSKPAKMASSGEAPIGISYGYSGINQQKKGAPVEVVFPKEGSGWDMEASALVNKKDIKPEAKLFLDWAISDEPMKEYNKNYAILSIKQEGSQIPEGYKQDPVSQLTKLDLYQAARDREGILREWEQKYGSKAEPKK; this is encoded by the coding sequence GTGAAAATCAAGTGGAATGTGATGGCAACAACGTTGGTCGTTACGAGTTTGTTGGCAGGCTGCGGAGCACCGAAGACAGAGGGAACAGCATCGAGCAGTGGGCAAACCGGTTCGGAGGCTGCTGTGTCTAACGCATCTGGAGAAATCAATGTGTACACGGCAATTGAAGATGAACAGATCAAGACGTACCTGACTTCTTTTAAAGAGCAGTATCCGGATATCAAAGTAAACATCGTTCGTGACTCCACTGGCATTATGACAGCCAAGCTGATTGCCGAGAAGGACAACCCGCAGGCTGATGTGATCTGGGGACTGGCTGCCACGAGTCTCTTGGTGATGGATGATAGGCAAATGCTTGCGCCATATGCTCCCAAAGGCGTAGATCGTGTACTGCCTGAATTCAAAGACAAGGCCAACCCGCCAAAATGGGTAGGCATGGATATTTGGGAGACAGCCATTATTGTCAACAAAGCAGAGATGGAAAAACGCAATCTGGCGATCCCACAGTCGTACGAAGATTTGGTCAAACCAGAATACAAAGGCTTGATCGTCATGCCTCACCCTGCTTCTTCTGGAACGGGCTACTTGACCGTCAACGCCCTGCATCAGTTGTACGGCAAGGACAAGGCTTGGGCATACATGGACAAGCTGCATGAAAACATGATGGTATACACGCACTCTGGCTCCAAGCCGGCGAAGATGGCGTCCTCTGGTGAAGCGCCAATCGGTATCTCTTATGGATACAGCGGCATTAACCAACAGAAAAAAGGAGCGCCAGTCGAAGTCGTGTTCCCGAAAGAAGGCTCGGGCTGGGATATGGAAGCAAGCGCGCTCGTAAATAAAAAAGACATCAAGCCGGAAGCAAAATTGTTCCTCGACTGGGCGATCAGTGATGAGCCGATGAAGGAATACAACAAAAACTACGCGATTTTGAGCATCAAGCAAGAAGGAAGTCAAATTCCGGAAGGCTACAAACAAGATCCTGTATCGCAGCTGACCAAGCTGGACTTGTACCAAGCAGCAAGAGACCGCGAAGGCATTTTGAGAGAGTGGGAGCAGAAGTACGGCTCCAAGGCTGAACCGAAAAAGTAA
- a CDS encoding metallophosphoesterase translates to MKVINKTMSMVLGVTVAFMGMTQPFMIQGVQAAGEQTVTMDKQTYLYGQPISLSYTGASLKDWIGLYNAGAIPQGSNPSLTWQYTSAAGQPNGTMNFTKSLPAGKYEALYMQNDGYNIFQRAPFSIITLNPPAGITFVDTDDDTDQIAGDVKIKIPADPANVTHYNLYWGNDVGKLPGEPIIAQVEPPTTPGETYATYTIPANTVIPKGATKLLAYSDSTAGETTASAEITIPGMVKEKPLVSFEVITDMHVQTSKDHVHNKNLEDAFKDMIALNPDSDGLMTIGDNTENGTEAQYMELARIFNMYKDQLPETYFVQGNHDVRWGDWTQFSELFHKYTNMKSSYYNVWINGYQFIFLGTEKGLKDFSYLSETQLKWLDEKLADSQGKPTFIFHHQPLKNTVAGANDGYLKSNYWYGVRQDTELKTILAKHPGAFLFSGHTHWELGAKDTMYNAKYATMFNAGATSYLWTDANTGKDGSQGFFVEVYGDKVRVKGRDFKNDTWIANAQYEIDLFEKIPVVDPSSDPDLTLSNPTVQMAKEKYLSSEAIEVGYTNSVREDWIGIFPTGTKLGKNIKAIAQQKTSGVKQPNGTVSFKDLKLAPGKYDAIYVGEAEYRSDNDNIELGRVTFTIVDETQAQGPQAVSFTDADKNKGVIGGDVTITPAANEANIDEYVLYWGNEEGKLSGQSAIASVAKTGEKVIYAIPNGTAIPNGATKILAFSKQKDTESADFAQTALKDAFTEVPPVTPPVDPPVLTPDEQLRQANRAAAEVMKNATDEDVVEEQAENAIKQLSKLIKDDQLSDSTHLALVSDSTDTVLAAMVSKWKEDIVDEDQVLEQTYSLLKDAFLPVVDEIEKNDQEQWEQAVKVMAHVAETTLAKLDKDDLSEKWVKKLKEPITELLAQVSTIEADDTENTEEIVAQIERFAQAVEDIETALDKQASLFGLEKTIEIRMDRARHEVRAAKKSEEEEKSSMTLSGDLVDALGQKQINVALVNKEDAGVWLSTELLKENDGADIRVELSKPENIKKPSKSGNASDMYEVRLEADNKELKRFDSETVRMILPYEHKEKYLTPQYYDESKRVWNVLKTSKGKTVDVIKTGDRASFEIEKPGIYMVANTGLQRVNVTPSRASLLPGESLQLEVTGWFSNRTEQDLTDGESGTVYESDNSGVTVDENGLIEVSEDARTGKKVTIKVSNGEKSTKVTFTIAEVKSISLSAKKSTVKPGSTVQMSVSATMTDRSKRDMTKESTGTTYTVVEAEYAEISEDGLVTVHEDTPDKTEVTIVAENDGHTSEYTLKVRK, encoded by the coding sequence ATGAAAGTGATAAACAAAACGATGTCGATGGTACTGGGTGTTACGGTTGCCTTTATGGGAATGACTCAACCTTTTATGATCCAGGGCGTTCAGGCAGCAGGAGAGCAAACCGTCACGATGGACAAGCAAACCTATTTGTATGGTCAACCGATTTCCTTGTCGTATACAGGAGCTTCTCTAAAGGATTGGATTGGACTGTATAATGCAGGTGCCATTCCACAGGGCAGCAACCCCTCTCTTACTTGGCAATACACGAGTGCAGCCGGTCAGCCAAACGGTACGATGAACTTTACGAAGTCATTGCCAGCAGGTAAGTACGAAGCGTTGTATATGCAAAATGATGGCTACAACATTTTTCAGCGTGCTCCTTTTTCGATCATTACCTTGAATCCTCCTGCGGGCATTACTTTTGTCGATACAGATGACGATACAGACCAGATCGCGGGCGATGTGAAAATCAAAATTCCTGCCGATCCTGCGAATGTGACTCACTACAATCTTTACTGGGGAAATGATGTAGGAAAGCTGCCAGGAGAGCCAATCATCGCACAAGTGGAGCCTCCAACTACACCAGGTGAAACGTATGCGACCTATACAATCCCAGCGAACACGGTCATTCCGAAGGGCGCGACGAAGCTCCTTGCTTACTCGGATTCAACTGCGGGTGAAACGACTGCGAGCGCTGAGATTACAATCCCTGGAATGGTGAAAGAGAAGCCATTGGTCAGTTTTGAAGTCATCACAGACATGCATGTGCAAACCAGCAAGGATCACGTTCATAATAAAAACCTCGAAGATGCCTTCAAAGATATGATTGCGCTGAATCCGGACAGTGACGGACTCATGACCATCGGGGACAATACCGAGAACGGAACCGAAGCGCAATATATGGAGCTGGCCCGGATTTTTAACATGTACAAGGACCAACTCCCAGAAACGTATTTTGTCCAAGGGAACCACGATGTTCGCTGGGGGGACTGGACACAATTTTCGGAGCTGTTCCACAAGTACACCAACATGAAGTCTAGCTACTACAATGTGTGGATTAACGGCTACCAATTCATTTTCCTTGGGACAGAAAAAGGGCTGAAGGACTTCTCCTACCTGTCGGAAACGCAGTTGAAATGGCTCGACGAGAAGCTGGCTGATTCCCAAGGCAAGCCCACGTTCATTTTCCATCACCAGCCGTTGAAGAACACGGTAGCCGGTGCCAATGATGGCTATCTCAAAAGCAATTACTGGTACGGTGTCAGACAAGATACGGAATTGAAAACGATCCTGGCGAAGCATCCTGGCGCTTTCCTGTTCAGTGGACATACACACTGGGAGTTGGGTGCGAAGGATACGATGTACAACGCCAAATACGCCACGATGTTTAATGCGGGCGCTACCTCTTATTTGTGGACAGACGCCAATACAGGCAAGGACGGAAGCCAAGGCTTTTTCGTGGAAGTTTACGGAGATAAAGTCCGGGTAAAAGGCAGAGATTTTAAAAACGACACATGGATCGCCAACGCCCAATATGAAATCGATCTATTCGAGAAAATTCCAGTGGTAGACCCTTCTTCCGATCCAGATTTGACCCTGAGTAATCCTACGGTTCAGATGGCGAAAGAGAAGTACCTGTCGTCAGAAGCGATTGAGGTGGGTTACACGAACTCGGTAAGAGAAGACTGGATTGGAATTTTCCCTACAGGCACGAAGTTGGGCAAAAATATAAAAGCAATCGCGCAGCAAAAGACGAGCGGCGTGAAGCAACCGAATGGAACGGTCTCATTCAAGGATTTGAAGCTCGCTCCGGGCAAATACGATGCGATTTATGTCGGGGAAGCTGAATATCGCTCAGATAACGACAATATTGAACTCGGTCGAGTTACCTTTACGATTGTCGATGAGACGCAGGCGCAAGGACCACAGGCAGTATCCTTTACCGATGCGGACAAGAATAAAGGTGTGATTGGCGGGGACGTCACGATCACTCCGGCGGCAAATGAAGCGAACATTGACGAGTATGTACTTTACTGGGGGAACGAAGAAGGCAAGCTGTCCGGGCAATCTGCAATCGCATCTGTAGCCAAGACAGGCGAAAAGGTCATCTATGCGATCCCGAATGGTACGGCGATCCCGAATGGCGCGACGAAAATTCTCGCTTTTTCCAAGCAAAAGGACACAGAGTCAGCGGACTTTGCCCAAACAGCATTGAAGGATGCGTTTACCGAAGTACCACCAGTCACACCACCGGTAGATCCGCCTGTACTCACGCCAGATGAGCAGTTGCGCCAAGCGAATCGTGCTGCTGCAGAGGTGATGAAGAACGCGACAGATGAGGATGTAGTAGAGGAGCAAGCAGAGAATGCGATCAAGCAATTGTCCAAGCTGATCAAGGACGACCAGCTCAGTGATTCTACGCATCTTGCATTGGTTTCCGATTCAACAGATACCGTTTTGGCAGCGATGGTTTCCAAGTGGAAAGAGGATATCGTCGATGAGGATCAAGTGTTAGAACAGACCTACTCGCTGTTGAAGGACGCTTTCTTGCCAGTTGTAGATGAGATCGAGAAAAACGATCAAGAACAATGGGAGCAAGCAGTCAAAGTCATGGCTCATGTAGCAGAGACGACGCTTGCCAAGCTGGATAAAGACGATCTCTCTGAAAAATGGGTGAAAAAGCTGAAAGAACCCATCACTGAACTTTTGGCACAGGTCAGCACAATTGAAGCAGACGATACCGAAAACACAGAGGAGATAGTCGCTCAGATCGAACGTTTTGCCCAAGCGGTAGAGGACATCGAGACAGCATTGGACAAGCAAGCATCGCTGTTTGGCTTGGAGAAGACAATCGAGATTCGCATGGATCGCGCTCGCCATGAAGTTCGTGCAGCGAAAAAATCGGAGGAAGAAGAAAAATCCTCCATGACACTAAGTGGTGATCTGGTAGATGCTTTGGGACAAAAGCAAATCAATGTGGCCCTAGTGAACAAGGAAGACGCAGGTGTGTGGCTGTCCACAGAGCTTCTTAAAGAGAATGACGGTGCGGATATCCGCGTCGAGCTCTCGAAGCCGGAAAACATCAAAAAGCCTTCGAAATCAGGCAATGCCAGCGATATGTACGAGGTTCGTCTGGAAGCAGACAACAAGGAATTAAAGCGCTTTGACAGCGAGACTGTCCGCATGATTCTGCCGTACGAGCACAAGGAAAAATATTTGACGCCTCAGTACTATGATGAATCGAAGCGAGTATGGAACGTCCTCAAGACCTCCAAAGGCAAAACAGTAGATGTGATCAAAACGGGTGACCGGGCAAGCTTCGAAATCGAGAAGCCGGGTATCTATATGGTAGCAAATACGGGTCTGCAAAGAGTGAACGTGACACCAAGCCGGGCATCCCTGTTGCCGGGTGAGAGTCTCCAGCTCGAGGTAACCGGATGGTTTTCGAACCGCACCGAGCAGGATTTGACTGATGGAGAGAGCGGTACCGTCTATGAATCTGACAACAGTGGCGTCACGGTTGATGAAAACGGCTTGATCGAGGTTTCCGAGGATGCGCGAACTGGCAAAAAAGTTACCATCAAGGTGAGCAACGGAGAAAAATCGACCAAAGTGACGTTCACGATTGCAGAGGTCAAGAGTATCAGCCTGTCCGCCAAAAAGAGTACAGTAAAGCCTGGTAGTACGGTTCAAATGAGCGTATCGGCTACCATGACGGACCGCAGCAAACGAGACATGACCAAAGAAAGCACAGGAACCACTTACACTGTCGTGGAAGCCGAATATGCTGAGATCAGCGAGGATGGCTTGGTAACCGTCCATGAAGATACACCGGACAAAACTGAAGTGACGATTGTCGCCGAAAACGATGGTCATACAAGCGAGTACACATTGAAAGTGAGAAAATAG
- a CDS encoding HAD family hydrolase yields MPDLLVNNKRYTVKAILFDKDGTLLEFVRLWGYWSESVYRHFANQLPRPTEIAPLAELWGTVNDEDGHVCDYSINGPLAMGSTGDLLAILAWQGYRQGLSWGESIQLARKCKERAYQDMDQIRPAYPIPGLIPFLEQCRSHGMFMGIVTADETEEAIKHMEWMGIRSYFPVIIGNDQVERGKPYPDMVVKACTQLGLKPREVAVIGDTSGDIRMGKSAGVFVTIGIVSKEDSSDRIQILEEAEAVISSYAQLKVEASRHE; encoded by the coding sequence ATGCCCGACTTGCTTGTTAACAACAAGAGATATACGGTCAAAGCGATTTTGTTCGATAAGGATGGTACTTTGCTGGAGTTTGTGAGGCTCTGGGGGTACTGGAGTGAATCCGTCTATCGTCATTTTGCCAACCAGCTTCCACGGCCGACCGAGATCGCCCCTCTTGCAGAACTGTGGGGGACTGTAAACGACGAAGATGGGCACGTATGCGACTACAGCATCAATGGTCCGTTAGCGATGGGCTCGACAGGTGATTTGCTTGCGATCCTGGCATGGCAGGGATATCGCCAGGGACTATCGTGGGGAGAATCAATACAACTTGCCCGAAAGTGCAAGGAACGAGCCTATCAGGATATGGACCAGATTCGTCCTGCCTATCCGATTCCGGGGCTGATCCCGTTTCTCGAACAATGTCGCAGCCACGGAATGTTTATGGGGATTGTAACCGCAGATGAAACAGAGGAAGCGATCAAGCACATGGAATGGATGGGCATTCGCTCTTATTTTCCGGTCATTATCGGGAATGATCAGGTAGAGCGTGGCAAGCCTTATCCGGACATGGTGGTAAAAGCCTGTACTCAACTGGGCTTGAAGCCGAGAGAAGTCGCTGTCATCGGTGATACGAGCGGCGACATACGCATGGGGAAAAGTGCAGGGGTCTTTGTGACCATTGGCATTGTAAGCAAGGAAGACTCTTCTGACCGGATACAAATCCTGGAGGAAGCAGAAGCGGTGATTTCCTCCTACGCGCAGCTGAAGGTAGAGGCATCACGGCATGAATGA
- a CDS encoding putative 2-aminoethylphosphonate ABC transporter permease subunit — protein sequence MDTWLKRIRPDANQWSQNAIIICMTIALLFAILLPLGELVIKAVTDQNGNFIGFMHFANYFSTPALVMSLWNSIKVSTVTTIISVTLGFGFAYALERSAIRGKWFYRSVGLLPLFAPSMLHGLALTYLFGNQGLISTGFFGLLPEFRIELYGPIGIVMAEVLYTFPQAFLMLSVALASADYRMYEAAETLGASKWRRFWTVTVPGTRFALISAIFVCFVLTFTDFGAPKVVGGQYNVLATDLYKQVIGQQNMQLGAAVGVLLLIPAVISFVIDRISQRKQSGWLSAKSTPYRIERNKLRDGLFYTLCSAVSAVIIGIILVAVYGSLVKVWPYNLSISFAHYEDFLDGEGPFVTSLLIASATALIGTVATFLFAYLIEKSRGHRLLRQSAYFLSMLPLALPGLVLGLIYVFFFNNPNQPLHGIYGTIWIVILCNIVHFYSVSFLTMTSGLKKLDSEFEAASESMNVPWYRTLLRVTVPLSLPTIFEVFLYYFINSMVTVSAIIFLYAPDLKPAAVAIVNKEDSGDIAQAAAMSTLIIVANLLVRTAIMWVSGKIQKRTDALLVRTKE from the coding sequence ATGGACACCTGGTTAAAACGAATACGACCGGACGCCAACCAATGGAGCCAAAACGCAATTATCATCTGTATGACCATTGCGCTGTTGTTCGCCATCCTGTTGCCGCTTGGTGAGCTGGTGATCAAGGCAGTTACCGATCAAAACGGAAACTTCATCGGGTTCATGCACTTTGCGAATTACTTCTCGACGCCGGCCCTCGTGATGTCATTGTGGAATTCCATCAAGGTGTCGACGGTCACGACGATCATCTCCGTTACGTTAGGCTTCGGATTTGCTTACGCACTGGAGAGAAGTGCGATCCGCGGCAAATGGTTTTATCGATCTGTTGGGCTCTTGCCGCTATTCGCGCCCTCTATGCTGCACGGCTTGGCGCTGACCTACCTGTTTGGCAATCAAGGGCTGATTTCTACCGGATTTTTTGGGCTCTTGCCGGAATTCCGCATTGAGCTCTACGGGCCTATCGGGATTGTAATGGCGGAAGTGCTCTATACGTTTCCACAGGCGTTTCTGATGCTGTCAGTGGCACTCGCAAGTGCAGATTACCGGATGTATGAAGCAGCAGAGACGCTTGGAGCGTCCAAGTGGCGCAGATTTTGGACGGTCACGGTACCGGGTACGAGGTTTGCGCTGATCAGTGCCATTTTTGTCTGCTTCGTTTTGACCTTTACCGACTTCGGGGCTCCCAAAGTGGTCGGAGGGCAGTACAACGTGCTAGCGACAGATTTGTACAAGCAGGTGATCGGGCAACAGAACATGCAACTGGGTGCGGCCGTTGGGGTGCTGCTGCTGATACCAGCCGTCATTTCATTTGTGATCGATCGCATCTCCCAGCGCAAACAGAGCGGCTGGTTGAGTGCGAAGTCTACCCCTTACCGAATTGAGCGCAACAAACTGCGGGATGGGTTGTTCTACACGCTTTGCTCCGCCGTTTCCGCTGTGATCATCGGAATCATCCTGGTTGCTGTTTACGGCTCTCTTGTAAAAGTGTGGCCGTACAATCTATCCATTTCCTTTGCGCACTATGAAGACTTTTTGGATGGAGAAGGACCGTTTGTGACGAGCTTGCTTATTGCCTCGGCTACGGCTTTGATCGGCACAGTCGCTACTTTTTTGTTCGCGTATCTCATCGAGAAGTCACGCGGGCATCGTTTGCTGCGTCAGTCAGCGTATTTTCTGTCTATGCTGCCGCTCGCGCTGCCAGGACTCGTGCTCGGTTTGATCTACGTATTCTTTTTCAACAATCCGAATCAACCGCTGCACGGCATTTACGGCACGATTTGGATCGTCATTTTGTGCAACATCGTTCACTTCTACTCGGTTTCCTTCCTGACGATGACGTCCGGTCTCAAGAAGCTGGATAGTGAGTTCGAGGCTGCATCGGAATCAATGAATGTGCCTTGGTATCGGACATTGCTGCGGGTCACAGTTCCGCTGTCATTGCCGACGATTTTTGAAGTGTTCCTCTACTATTTCATCAACAGCATGGTGACGGTCTCGGCCATTATTTTCTTGTATGCACCGGACCTGAAACCGGCTGCGGTTGCGATAGTGAACAAGGAGGACTCGGGCGATATCGCGCAAGCTGCTGCGATGTCTACGTTAATCATCGTGGCGAATCTGTTGGTACGTACCGCGATCATGTGGGTTTCAGGCAAGATTCAGAAAAGAACGGATGCGCTTCTCGTCAGGACGAAAGAGTAA
- a CDS encoding ABC transporter ATP-binding protein, with protein sequence MEQGYLSLRNLAKRFGKHTALQDIQLDIAKNEFICLLGPSGCGKTTLLRILAGLEKTDQGSVVIAGKDITSLPAGKRNFGMMFQSYALFPNLTVSENIAYGLRNRFSKAQIADRVEEMLHLVELGEHRNKVPAQLSGGQQQRVALARALAFSPDCLLLDEPLSALDAKVRAKLRNEIRRLHHQFGMTTIMVTHDQEEALTMADRIVVMNQSRIIQVGTPKEVYERPKTPFVADFIGVISFIQSDKHSDQAMLAIRPEHVQLLRDGHEKGRQGIVRELEYRGTHYRIVAELIGPQGTLLQQFVTIDVPAHAMVSHHVWPDQKIAFTLPPEHVIRFDDTADLAVG encoded by the coding sequence ATGGAGCAAGGCTATTTGTCATTACGCAATCTCGCTAAGCGATTTGGAAAGCACACGGCGCTTCAGGACATTCAACTGGACATTGCCAAGAATGAATTCATCTGTCTGCTCGGACCGAGCGGCTGCGGTAAAACAACGTTGTTGCGCATCCTTGCAGGACTGGAAAAAACGGATCAAGGGAGCGTCGTCATTGCCGGGAAAGACATTACCTCGTTGCCAGCAGGGAAACGGAATTTTGGCATGATGTTTCAATCATACGCTTTGTTTCCGAATTTGACGGTCAGTGAAAACATTGCTTACGGATTGCGTAATCGCTTCTCCAAGGCACAAATTGCTGATCGGGTAGAGGAAATGCTTCATCTGGTGGAGCTGGGAGAACACCGCAACAAAGTCCCGGCTCAATTATCAGGAGGGCAGCAGCAGCGGGTAGCACTGGCGAGGGCCTTGGCCTTTTCGCCGGACTGCTTGCTCTTGGACGAGCCATTATCTGCGCTGGACGCCAAGGTTCGTGCCAAACTTCGAAACGAAATTCGTCGACTCCATCATCAATTCGGGATGACGACGATCATGGTGACGCACGATCAGGAGGAAGCGTTGACGATGGCGGATCGCATCGTGGTTATGAACCAGTCGCGCATCATTCAGGTCGGTACGCCAAAAGAAGTGTACGAGCGTCCCAAAACACCATTTGTCGCTGATTTTATCGGAGTCATTAGTTTTATCCAGTCGGATAAGCACTCGGATCAGGCTATGCTCGCCATCCGTCCGGAGCATGTTCAGCTGCTGCGTGACGGTCATGAAAAAGGCAGACAAGGAATCGTGCGCGAGCTGGAATATCGCGGTACGCATTACCGCATTGTGGCAGAGTTGATCGGCCCACAAGGTACTTTGTTGCAACAGTTTGTCACGATTGATGTCCCGGCACATGCAATGGTGTCTCATCATGTTTGGCCTGATCAAAAAATTGCCTTCACCCTGCCGCCAGAGCATGTCATCCGTTTTGATGATACGGCAGACCTGGCTGTTGGCTAA
- a CDS encoding FecCD family ABC transporter permease encodes MSSRKNTLLLVGLGALVIVAALLSMGIGPIFIGPDQMIRVIMGEPSSLTFMIENYRLPRALLAILAGAGFAIAGVILQGMIRNPLASPDVVGVTKGAGLFAVVVIILFPTASPLLLPIVAFLGALAVAIALIYFARKSGAQPTTFALVGMGVGAICQALTEFIMVKYPMQANDSLVWLAGSLWGKGWDEIYALLPWLLVFIPISFALHRKLDIISLDEGSSTGLGLNVVRTRYMLLLLAVALAGACVAAIGSIGFVGLIAPHMARKLFGHQHRYLLPGAAVLGALILVIADALGRGLNPPIEIPAGIVTAVIGVPYFLYLVRQEKRK; translated from the coding sequence ATGAGTTCGCGAAAAAACACCCTGCTCCTGGTTGGCCTCGGGGCCCTGGTCATAGTGGCAGCGTTGCTTAGCATGGGGATCGGCCCGATTTTTATCGGCCCTGATCAAATGATCCGAGTGATCATGGGCGAACCTTCGTCGCTTACATTTATGATTGAAAACTATCGATTGCCGCGGGCGCTGCTCGCGATTCTTGCCGGAGCGGGCTTCGCGATCGCTGGTGTGATTTTGCAAGGAATGATCCGCAATCCGTTGGCATCTCCGGATGTCGTAGGGGTAACCAAAGGGGCGGGCTTGTTCGCGGTTGTGGTCATCATTTTGTTTCCGACCGCTTCACCACTTCTTCTCCCGATTGTCGCGTTTTTGGGAGCATTAGCGGTAGCAATTGCCCTCATCTATTTCGCTCGGAAAAGCGGTGCACAGCCAACTACGTTTGCCTTGGTCGGCATGGGAGTAGGGGCAATCTGCCAAGCGTTGACGGAATTCATTATGGTGAAGTATCCGATGCAAGCCAATGATTCTCTTGTCTGGCTGGCAGGGAGCTTGTGGGGGAAAGGCTGGGATGAAATTTACGCTTTGCTGCCGTGGCTGCTCGTATTCATTCCTATTAGCTTTGCCCTGCATCGTAAGCTGGACATTATCAGTCTGGATGAAGGAAGCTCTACGGGGCTCGGATTGAATGTCGTGCGAACACGCTATATGCTCTTGCTGCTCGCGGTTGCCTTGGCAGGCGCATGTGTAGCGGCAATTGGCTCGATTGGCTTTGTGGGATTAATTGCGCCACATATGGCGAGAAAGCTGTTCGGTCATCAGCATCGTTATCTATTGCCGGGTGCGGCGGTTTTGGGCGCGTTGATTCTCGTCATTGCAGATGCATTGGGGAGGGGACTGAATCCTCCGATCGAGATTCCCGCGGGTATCGTGACTGCGGTCATCGGTGTTCCGTACTTCTTGTATTTGGTGCGTCAAGAGAAGAGAAAGTAA